The following proteins are encoded in a genomic region of Triticum dicoccoides isolate Atlit2015 ecotype Zavitan chromosome 1B, WEW_v2.0, whole genome shotgun sequence:
- the LOC119348834 gene encoding uncharacterized protein LOC119348834: MAWFGPAVAPPVLKGDEPSLMEILKGNKPFLKFFTGRKPLLNEIEKEFTQRIIGKVLQPTQYKEQVVEHTHSPPDAKKYPTAQEGCFIHDACKISEALLSLGDESKTWEVIEGVWVEMLCFSASRCRGYLHAKSLGTGPELLTYVWLLLSHIGMETLQERLQRTELSNEEGNAGAPPSTSQIPGSEDPPPCRRSRPHEAAAAGASISESEEIVPAE; this comes from the exons atggcctgGTTTGGCCCAGCTGTAGCTCCGCCAGTGCTCAAGGGTGACGAGCCTTCACTCATGGAGATCCTCAAAGGCAATAAGCCATTTCTTAAGTTCTTCACAGGCAGAAAGCCATTGCTCAATGAAATCGAAAAAGAATTTACTCAGAGAATAATTGGCAAGGTGCTGCAGCCCACACAATACAAAGAACAGGTTGTTGAACACACACATTCGCCGCCTGATGCAAAGAAATATCCAACTGCACAGGAAGGTTGTTTTATCCATGATGCCTGTAAGATTTCTGAAGCGCTGTTGTCTTTGGGTGATGAGAGCAAGACATGGGAGGTGATCGAAGGTGTGTGGGTGGAGATGCTCTGTTTCTCAGCCAGTAGGTGCCGAGGGTACCTACACGCAAAGAGCCTGGGCACTGGCCCTGAGCTCCTCACTTATGTCTGGCTGCTGCTATCACACATAGGGATGGAGACCTTGCAGGAGAGGCTGCAGAGGACAGAGCTTTCAAATGAAGAAGGAAATGCCGGTGCCCCTCCATCGACTTCCCAG ATACCTGGGAGCGAAGATCCACCTCCTTGCAGACGCTCAAGGCCTCATGAAGCTGCTGCTGCCGGCGCATCCATCTCTGAATCCGAAGAAATAGTACCAGCTGAATAA
- the LOC119348833 gene encoding uncharacterized protein LOC119348833 has translation MVGLSSAVLWWGEWQLRILVLSSLLVQWLLLFASLRKLAIPSWFRSMIWLAYIGSDALAIYALAVLFGRERRQDCNSGQRNSVLEVVWAPVLLMHLGGQDVITAYNIEDNELWTRHVLTAVSQITVAVYVFCKSWPGGDKRLLQAAILFFIPGILKCIEKPWALKSASINSLVSFSSPAPRRTANREGEISSLEDYVQKARAFVQADPCHQAQEGDAADLEANNHVPDQAQGEDDVVDLEPDHGSQTPSTQTSRGQVDDYNVDLEVYKLFVDLASPYPD, from the coding sequence ATGGTGGGTCTCTCAAGTGCCGTGCTATGGTGGGGAGAGTGGCAGCTGCGCATCCTCGTGCTCAGCAGCCTCCTCGTTCAGTGGCTCCTCCTCTTCGCGTCCCTGCGTAAGCTCGCTATCCCTTCCTGGTTCAGATCCATGATATGGCTTGCCTACATAGGCAGCGACGCTCTGGCCATATACGCTCTTGCCGTCCTTTTCGGCCGTGAGAGGAGGCAAGATTGTAACTCTGGGCAACGCAATAGCGTTCTGGAAGTGGTGTGGGCACCAGTCCTCCTGATGCACCTTGGCGGACAGGACGTCATAACCGCCTACAACATCGAAGATAATGAGCTATGGACGCGGCATGTCCTCACCGCCGTGTCGCAGATCACCGTAGCCGTCTACGTGTTCTGCAAATCATGGCCAGGCGGCGACAAGAGGTTGTTGCAGGCCGCAATCTTGTTCTTCATCCCTGGGATCCTCAAATGCATAGAGAAGCCCTGGGCTCTCAAGAGCGCCAGCATAAACAGCCTAGTCAGCTTTTCCAGCCCCGCTCCAAGGAGGACCGCAAACAGAGAAGGCGAGATCAGTTCGCTCGAAGACTACGTGCAAAAAGCAAGGGCTTTTGTCCAGGCTGACCCTTGTCATCAAGCACAAGAAGGTGATGCGGCGGACCTTGAGGCCAacaaccatgttcctgatcaagcaCAAGGAGAAGATGATGTGGTGGATCTTGAGCCCGACCATGGATCTCAGACGCCAAGCACACAGACAAGTAGAGGCCAAGTTGATGACTATAATGTGGACCTTGAGGTCTATAAGCTATTTGTGGACCTTGCATCGCCCTATCCTGATTGA